The genome window ACGGCCAGATCGTGGGTGATGAGAATCAGGCCCATGTTGTTTTTTTCGCAGAGCTCCAGAAGGAGATCCATGATCTCGGCCTGGATGGTCACGTCCAGCGCGGTTGTGGGCTCGTCCGCAATGATCAGGTCCGGATCGGTCAGTAGCGAGATGGCGATGACGATGCGCTGGCGCATGCCCCCCGAGAATTCGTGCGGATACTGCTTGAGGCGTTTTTCCGGGGAGGGAATATACACCTTGCGCAGCTTATCCAGGGCGATTTCCTCGGCCTGTTTGACGGAGATTTTCCTGTGGGCCTGGATGGTTTCCACCATTTGCTGGCCTACGGTCAGCACCGGGTTCAGCGTCATCATGGGGTCCTGGAAGATCATGGAGATGCGGTTGCCGCGGATGCGGCGCATCTGCTCATAGGAGAACTTGGAGATGTCCGTTCCCTTGTAGTTCACTTCCCCGCCCGAGATGTAGCCCGGCTTGGATATCAGGTTGATGATGGAAAATCCCAACACGGATTTGCCTGCGCCGGATTCCCCCACAAGGCCGAGGCGTTCGCCTTGGTTCAGGGCCAGACTTACGTCGTTGACCGCGCGGACCTTGCCGGTCCGCAGAGCGAATTCGACGCTCAGGTCTTTTATTTCAAGAAGTGGTTCCACTTCATTACCCCTTGTACAGTTT of Salidesulfovibrio onnuriiensis contains these proteins:
- a CDS encoding ABC transporter ATP-binding protein, giving the protein MEPLLEIKDLSVEFALRTGKVRAVNDVSLALNQGERLGLVGESGAGKSVLGFSIINLISKPGYISGGEVNYKGTDISKFSYEQMRRIRGNRISMIFQDPMMTLNPVLTVGQQMVETIQAHRKISVKQAEEIALDKLRKVYIPSPEKRLKQYPHEFSGGMRQRIVIAISLLTDPDLIIADEPTTALDVTIQAEIMDLLLELCEKNNMGLILITHDLAVVSEVTQRIAVLYAGRVVEIGPTEQIINNPQHPYTKGLINALPQSTHGDRLNQIRGMMPSLVNMPEGCPFFPRCDYALERCKTEIPGLRQCESETFIACFERG